From Fusobacterium varium, the proteins below share one genomic window:
- a CDS encoding PTS transporter subunit EIIC — translation MEKKELLEIVKFLGGKDNLIKFWNCMTRLRFQVKDESKIDFDKIKEIKGVLGTQKQNDQYQVIVGPSANKYFEILKKELEANENNTEENNEPKVKKSLISRLLDIVSGGFGPIIPAIAGAGMLKGILSGLLALKILDGSSETVKIFDLIASGVFYFLPFYLAVSVARIFKTSEYLALALASALMYPTLMDAAIAGQIKAFHFFGLPIPVIKYSSTVIPIIISVWAMKYIHKYVDKHMPEVLRTIFTPTLTLIISIPLTLIVIGPLGTYFGQIIAWLINIMFSFSNVVAGFIVAGIRPAITVGGMHHVMTPMFFNNFETKGYEFLMPLCFMANMAMGGATLGLLFRTKDKNKKSIIISSTISAILGITEPALFGVLIKYKRAFIAATLGAAIAGGFISYFEVKIYGYILSSIVSLPAYIGPYFVYAILGVVIAIGCSAIFSYILVKDIDTVE, via the coding sequence ATGGAGAAGAAAGAGTTATTAGAAATAGTTAAATTTTTAGGAGGAAAAGATAATCTTATAAAATTTTGGAATTGTATGACAAGATTACGTTTTCAAGTAAAGGATGAAAGTAAGATAGATTTTGATAAAATAAAGGAAATTAAAGGTGTTTTAGGTACTCAAAAACAAAATGATCAGTATCAAGTTATAGTTGGACCAAGTGCTAATAAATATTTTGAGATATTGAAAAAAGAGTTAGAAGCAAATGAAAATAATACAGAAGAGAATAATGAACCTAAAGTAAAGAAAAGTTTGATATCACGTTTATTAGATATTGTTTCTGGAGGATTTGGACCAATTATACCAGCAATAGCTGGAGCAGGAATGTTAAAAGGAATTCTTTCTGGACTTTTAGCTTTAAAAATTTTAGATGGAAGTAGTGAAACAGTAAAGATTTTTGATCTAATAGCTAGTGGAGTATTTTATTTCTTACCATTCTATCTAGCTGTATCAGTAGCACGTATATTTAAAACAAGTGAGTATTTGGCTCTAGCTTTAGCATCTGCTCTTATGTATCCAACATTAATGGATGCTGCTATAGCTGGACAGATAAAAGCTTTTCACTTTTTTGGATTGCCTATTCCTGTTATTAAATATAGCTCTACAGTAATTCCAATAATAATCTCTGTATGGGCTATGAAATATATTCACAAATATGTAGATAAACATATGCCAGAAGTATTGAGAACAATATTTACACCAACTTTAACACTTATAATCTCTATTCCTTTGACTTTAATAGTTATAGGACCATTGGGAACATATTTTGGACAAATTATTGCTTGGTTGATAAATATTATGTTTTCATTCTCAAATGTAGTAGCAGGATTTATTGTAGCAGGAATTCGTCCAGCTATCACTGTGGGAGGAATGCATCATGTAATGACACCTATGTTCTTCAACAACTTTGAAACAAAGGGATATGAGTTCTTAATGCCACTATGTTTTATGGCAAATATGGCAATGGGGGGAGCAACTCTTGGTTTACTTTTCAGAACAAAAGATAAAAATAAGAAATCTATTATAATATCTTCTACTATATCAGCTATTTTAGGAATAACAGAGCCTGCTTTATTTGGAGTTTTAATAAAATATAAAAGAGCATTTATTGCAGCTACTTTAGGTGCAGCAATAGCAGGAGGGTTTATCTCTTACTTTGAAGTAAAAATATATGGATATATTCTTTCTAGTATTGTAAGTTTACCAGCTTATATAGGACCATATTTTGTATATGCTATTTTAGGAGTTGTTATAGCTATTGGATGTTCTGCTATATTTAGTTATATCTTAGTAAAAGATATTGATACAGTGGAATAA